A region from the Vicinamibacterales bacterium genome encodes:
- a CDS encoding ribose-phosphate pyrophosphokinase yields MDERTTVFAGPASQRLGGEVCEILLTTPAVYECQRFPDGETQMELGGSVRGDDVFIVQSTSPPVEQHLMELLLLADACRRAGARRLTAIIPYFGYARQEHRAGRRSLGARVAADLIGTARFDRLMLIDAHTPSLEGFFGLPIDHLTAIPILARAAAPSIRDNTVVVAPDLGAVKRARTYGRLLQLPIAFIHKTRLDGDEVETHGVIGEVRNRRPLIVDDMLSTGATLKAAIDALRAAGASDPITVAVTHALVVGHARDLLRTLPIERLIAGDTVAIEPPEVPHLEVSSVAPLIADAIRRDHRDESLADLRTPD; encoded by the coding sequence ATGGATGAGCGGACCACCGTATTTGCAGGGCCGGCCAGCCAGCGCTTGGGAGGCGAGGTCTGCGAGATCCTGCTGACCACCCCGGCCGTCTACGAGTGCCAGCGCTTCCCGGACGGCGAAACCCAGATGGAGCTCGGGGGATCGGTGCGCGGTGACGACGTGTTCATCGTGCAATCCACCAGTCCGCCGGTCGAGCAGCATCTGATGGAGTTGCTGCTCCTCGCGGATGCCTGCCGCCGTGCCGGCGCACGCCGCCTGACCGCGATCATTCCCTACTTTGGCTACGCCCGGCAGGAACATCGCGCTGGGCGGCGATCGCTGGGCGCCCGCGTCGCGGCCGACCTTATCGGCACCGCACGCTTCGATCGGCTGATGCTCATCGACGCCCACACACCGTCCCTGGAAGGGTTCTTCGGCCTGCCCATCGACCACCTGACCGCCATTCCAATCCTCGCGCGCGCCGCGGCGCCATCGATTCGCGACAACACCGTGGTGGTGGCGCCCGACCTCGGCGCCGTGAAGCGGGCGCGTACCTACGGGCGCCTGCTACAGCTGCCGATCGCCTTCATCCATAAAACCCGGCTGGACGGTGACGAGGTCGAGACGCATGGTGTGATTGGCGAGGTGCGCAACCGGCGGCCGCTCATCGTCGACGACATGCTGAGCACCGGCGCCACGCTGAAGGCCGCGATCGACGCCCTCCGCGCGGCCGGCGCCTCGGACCCGATCACGGTCGCGGTCACCCACGCGCTCGTCGTGGGCCACGCGCGCGACCTGCTGCGGACCCTGCCCATCGAGCGGTTAATCGCGGGCGACACGGTGGCCATCGAACCGCCGGAGGTCCCGCACCTTGAGGTCTCCAGTGTGGCGCCCCTCATCGCCGACGCCATTCGACGCGACCATCGCGACGAATCGCTCGCCGACCTGCGGACGCCCGACTGA
- a CDS encoding HAD-IC family P-type ATPase codes for MTGLSTADATERRARAGPNALPGRVPDPLWRRFLRQFASPLIFILLFALTFDLGVWLYEGRGGWPAEAIAIGLILVLNAALGLYQEQRSEAALSHLKALAGAHAWVLRDDRLVRLPTEALVPGDRVRLDAGDRVPADGVLADAHGVMLDESVLTGESAPVDKSDRDEAFSGTLFVRGKAFLDVSRTGAASAMGRLASMLAGIKVSKTPLEVRVNALGGQIARWVLTLAAVLGVAGVMAEGPGRASELIIFAVALAVAAVPEGLPAVLTVALALGVERMARHRAVVRRLAAVEALGSVTVIATDKTGTLTEGRMDVRSLDAPDPARALTAVVLANDADLATGAGDPLDLGLLRYATLHGVDVVRTRREHPKVDERPFDSAWKYARVTVQEDGRPVSFLKGAPEVILGRCVLSAADRESWGEKADAYAREGYRVLAVAWADGATEESLALLGLVLFWDPPRAEVPDAIRIAQAAGIRVIMITGDHPATALAVAQQIGIPGVRVLTGEDLAEFGDAALQDALAETNVFARVRAEQKLRIVETLRAQGQVVAMTGDGVNDAPALKRSDVGVAMGQRGSDVTREVADLVLLDDNFATIVGAVEEGRGIYENIQKFLRFLFTTNLSEVLLVAGGAVVAFSLELRDAAGGLLLPLTAAQILWINLTTDGLPALALAFDRTPGVMRDRPRPSRSPLLDRPSLRFIVTAGTMKALLALLVLGVVPRLGYDLDLTRAAAFHFMAIGQLLLTYPSRHTRNFPLPNLYLHAAVAAGIAIQVGASFLPFTAILLGNATIPVELWALVFGAAALAWALAEALSRLAWRSEPSRRPA; via the coding sequence GTGACCGGACTGTCCACCGCCGACGCCACGGAGCGACGCGCCCGCGCCGGGCCCAACGCCCTGCCCGGACGCGTTCCCGATCCCCTATGGCGCCGCTTCCTCAGGCAGTTCGCCAGCCCGCTCATCTTCATCCTGCTGTTCGCCCTGACCTTCGACCTGGGCGTGTGGTTGTACGAGGGCCGCGGTGGCTGGCCGGCTGAGGCCATCGCCATCGGCCTCATCCTCGTCCTGAACGCCGCCCTGGGCCTTTACCAGGAACAGCGGTCCGAAGCGGCGCTGTCGCATCTGAAGGCACTCGCCGGCGCGCACGCGTGGGTGCTCCGCGACGACCGCCTGGTCCGCCTGCCAACGGAGGCGCTGGTCCCCGGCGACCGAGTGCGCCTCGATGCCGGTGATCGCGTGCCAGCTGACGGCGTGCTCGCGGATGCCCACGGCGTGATGCTCGACGAATCCGTCCTCACCGGTGAGTCGGCGCCCGTGGACAAGTCGGATCGGGACGAGGCCTTCAGTGGCACGCTGTTCGTGCGCGGCAAGGCGTTTCTCGACGTGTCGCGGACCGGTGCGGCCAGCGCGATGGGCCGGCTCGCGTCCATGCTCGCCGGCATCAAGGTGTCGAAGACGCCGCTGGAAGTGCGCGTCAACGCGCTCGGCGGCCAGATCGCGCGCTGGGTGCTGACGCTGGCCGCAGTGCTGGGCGTGGCCGGCGTGATGGCGGAAGGACCCGGGCGCGCATCGGAATTGATCATCTTCGCCGTGGCGCTGGCCGTGGCCGCGGTGCCGGAGGGCCTGCCGGCGGTGCTCACGGTGGCGCTGGCCCTCGGCGTGGAACGCATGGCCCGGCATCGCGCCGTGGTGCGCCGGCTGGCGGCGGTCGAGGCGCTCGGCTCGGTCACCGTCATCGCCACCGACAAGACCGGCACGCTGACCGAGGGCCGCATGGACGTGCGGTCGCTCGACGCGCCCGACCCGGCCCGGGCGCTGACGGCGGTGGTGCTCGCCAACGACGCGGACCTGGCCACCGGCGCTGGTGATCCGCTCGACCTCGGACTCTTGCGCTACGCGACGCTGCACGGCGTGGACGTGGTCCGCACCAGGCGCGAGCATCCGAAGGTGGACGAACGGCCGTTCGACAGCGCGTGGAAGTATGCCCGCGTCACCGTGCAGGAAGATGGGCGGCCGGTGAGCTTCCTGAAGGGCGCGCCCGAAGTGATCCTCGGCCGCTGCGTGCTGTCGGCCGCGGATCGCGAGTCGTGGGGCGAGAAAGCCGACGCGTATGCGCGCGAGGGCTATCGCGTGCTGGCGGTGGCCTGGGCCGACGGCGCCACCGAGGAATCACTGGCGCTGCTCGGCCTGGTGTTGTTCTGGGATCCGCCGCGGGCCGAAGTGCCCGACGCCATTCGCATCGCGCAAGCCGCCGGCATCCGCGTGATCATGATCACCGGCGACCACCCGGCCACGGCGCTCGCGGTCGCGCAACAGATCGGCATTCCCGGCGTGCGCGTCCTGACCGGAGAAGACCTCGCGGAATTCGGGGACGCCGCGTTGCAGGACGCGCTCGCCGAAACCAACGTCTTCGCGCGGGTTCGGGCCGAACAGAAGCTGCGGATCGTCGAGACCCTGCGCGCGCAAGGCCAGGTCGTGGCCATGACCGGCGACGGCGTCAACGACGCGCCGGCGCTCAAGCGCTCCGACGTCGGTGTGGCGATGGGGCAGCGCGGCTCCGACGTCACGCGCGAAGTCGCCGACCTCGTGCTCCTCGACGACAACTTCGCCACCATTGTCGGCGCAGTCGAAGAAGGCCGGGGCATCTACGAGAACATCCAGAAGTTCCTCCGCTTCCTGTTCACCACGAACCTGTCGGAAGTGCTGCTGGTGGCGGGCGGGGCGGTGGTGGCGTTCTCGCTCGAGCTGCGTGACGCGGCCGGCGGCCTGCTGCTGCCGCTCACCGCCGCGCAGATCCTCTGGATCAACCTGACGACCGACGGGCTTCCGGCGCTGGCGCTGGCGTTCGATCGCACGCCGGGCGTCATGCGAGACCGGCCCCGGCCCTCCCGGTCACCGCTCCTCGACCGTCCGTCGCTGCGGTTCATCGTCACCGCCGGCACTATGAAGGCGTTGCTCGCGCTCCTGGTGCTCGGCGTGGTGCCGCGGCTCGGTTACGACCTCGACCTGACGCGAGCGGCCGCGTTTCATTTCATGGCCATCGGGCAGTTGCTGCTGACGTATCCATCCAGGCACACGCGCAATTTCCCGCTGCCCAACCTCTACCTGCATGCGGCCGTGGCGGCGGGCATCGCCATCCAGGTGGGCGCGTCGTTCCTGCCGTTCACCGCCATCCTCCTCGGGAACGCGACCATCCCGGTGGAACTCTGGGCTCTCGTGTTCGGGGCGGCGGCGCTGGCGTGGGCTTTGGCCGAGGCGCTCTCCCGCTTGGCCTGGCGGTCCGAACCGTCCCGCCGGCCGGCCTGA
- a CDS encoding acetamidase/formamidase family protein produces MNLARAVAVVVTLASVALSAQTPTTHTFMPERFYNTFSFAHPPALRIKPGDRVVTKTIDAGGTDWNGKPVAPGPNPQTGPFFIEGAEPGDMIIVSIEKLELNRATAYSGGALAPYAVDPAALLARTERQAPRASWLLDKAKGTARLDGTDLGGIELKLRPMLGCIGVAPARKEAITTSSPGAFGGNLDYAGLNAGVKVMLPVNEPGALLFIGDGHALQGEGEVVGTGLETSMDVEFSVQLVKKATIAWPRLENDTHVMVLGSERSLIEALQHATSEMHRWLMADYKLSERGASLLMGQTLEYEVANVVDPRFTVVAKIRKSVLAGLR; encoded by the coding sequence ATGAATCTCGCTCGTGCCGTCGCCGTTGTGGTGACCCTCGCGTCCGTCGCCCTCAGCGCGCAGACGCCCACCACCCACACCTTCATGCCCGAGCGGTTCTACAACACGTTCTCGTTTGCGCACCCACCCGCACTCCGGATCAAGCCGGGCGATCGCGTCGTGACCAAGACCATTGATGCCGGCGGCACCGACTGGAACGGCAAGCCGGTGGCGCCCGGCCCGAACCCGCAGACCGGTCCGTTCTTCATCGAAGGCGCCGAACCGGGCGACATGATCATTGTGTCGATCGAAAAGCTGGAGCTCAATCGCGCCACGGCCTACTCGGGAGGCGCGCTGGCGCCCTACGCCGTCGATCCGGCGGCGCTGCTCGCCCGCACCGAGCGCCAGGCGCCGCGCGCGAGCTGGCTTCTCGACAAGGCCAAGGGCACGGCACGGCTCGACGGCACCGACCTCGGCGGCATCGAACTCAAGCTCCGGCCGATGCTCGGCTGCATCGGCGTGGCGCCCGCGCGCAAGGAGGCGATCACCACCAGCTCGCCCGGCGCGTTCGGCGGCAACCTGGACTACGCCGGCCTCAACGCCGGCGTGAAGGTGATGCTGCCGGTGAACGAACCCGGCGCGCTGCTCTTCATCGGCGACGGCCACGCACTGCAAGGTGAGGGTGAGGTCGTCGGCACCGGCCTCGAAACGTCGATGGATGTCGAGTTCTCGGTGCAGCTCGTGAAGAAGGCCACCATTGCCTGGCCGCGGCTCGAGAACGACACGCACGTAATGGTGCTCGGCAGCGAGCGCTCGCTGATCGAAGCGCTGCAGCATGCCACCAGCGAGATGCACCGCTGGCTGATGGCCGACTACAAGCTGTCGGAGCGCGGCGCCTCTCTGCTGATGGGCCAGACCCTCGAATACGAAGTGGCCAACGTCGTCGATCCCCGGTTCACCGTGGTGGCGAAGATCCGCAAGTCGGTGCTGGCCGGGCTCCGTTGA